The window ACGCTGCCCAcccctgtgctgtgtcccccacACCCCACGCCGGGGTGCTGGCCCCCCCAGTCCCCTTCCCGCTGGGGTGCTGCTCATCCTGTCCCCCTTTGTTTTACCTCCACTGGGGTGCTGTCCCCTCCCCTGCATACAGTGGGGTTACCGCCCCCTTTCCCCTTGGGGTGCTGCTCCCCCGTCCCAATTCCCCTTCCCCCCCGGACTACTGGCCCCTCCACCACCCTGCTGCCCCCCTCTAGTCTCCTTTCTGCCCTGCCTGTGATGCTGCCCGCCTCCCATTCCTGCTCCTCCATCCCCCACCACGACACGATGACACCTCCCACCATCTCCGCTGCCCTCAAGCCGGGGTGGTGCCCCCCCAGGTTGCACCCCCttcccgcactgctccccacaTCGCCGGCAGCCTTTGTCGCCCCCCCCGCTCTGCCAAGGGCAGGCGCTGGCGCAATGCTGCCAGTAACTTTGCACTCTTTGGGCTCCAGTTTTGGGGGACTCCACCCACCTGATCAGTGTCCCCCCCCCATCCAGGACAAGGGTGGCCCTGCCGGGGAGTgcgtgctggggacacagcgcTCCCCCAGGCAAGGCTGCAACAGCCCTGTACACAGCTGGGGACGCTGGACAGCTGTCACACGCTTGTGACATGGTATTAAAAATACCGTGGAAATGGCTGTTTGGGGGATGTGCAAATGGGGTTCCAGGTGGGTGTTGCTGGGCTCCTCTCACTGTTGCCAGGAGCCTTatctctgctccccagcagcactgcttATCAGGACCGCTGCTTGCCGCGGCGGGTGACACTGTCCCTCACTGCCCGCGGTCCCTGGCTGGCAGCGGGTGTGGGGGCTGCCcggggggcaggcagggctgtgcccatCCCGGACTCTCGCAGGCCGAGCTACCAACTTCATTTTGCTTATAGAAAAGCTTCAACATACCCCCCTGCAGCCCCGCTGTGGGGGTGCGGGCCGGCTCTTCTGGAGGCGCGGGGCGGCGCTGTTCTCAGGGTGGTCAGTTTCTTCCCTGGGCACGCAGGTCGGGGCACATCGCTCGGCGTTGGTCGGGGCACATCGCTCGGCGTTCCCCGGGGCACATGGCTCGGCGTTCCCCGGGGCCTCGCTGGCCCCGCCTGAcccggtgctgctggtgctgccatcGCTGCTCCTTGgtctggctgtgcctgtgccaaGTGCTTCCCTGTGGGTGACCAGGGAGGCCTTTCACAGGCTGGCGTTGCCTGCTCATGGGGTGTCGGTGGTTTGTGAGCTGTCTGGGCTGTGTTAGTCCCCCCGGGGCAGATTTTGGGGGTTGCATGTGTGGAGTCCTCGCTAGATGAGCTCTGCGTGTGTCGTTCTCACCCAAGATCACTTGGCAAAGCCACACACCGGACTCCGTCCTCATGCCTCCCAGTGCCACTCTGCCTGGGTACAAGTGGCATTTGTTCCAACAAATGGACAGGGGGACAAAAACGCCATCCTGGCGATCACCCTGGGATGCCATGGAGCAGGGACAAAGCCCAGGGGAGGTGTGGGTGGCATCAGAAGGGCTGTGTTGAACCCTGTTGTATGCCAAGCATTGCTCTGGAGCCTCCTTGGCTCCATTCTGGTGCAAACCCTCAGATTACCGTTGCTTCTGCCAGGGatggtgctgagctgggctgtgtaTGGTTGAGGGGGATGAGTGGTCCAGGGCTGGTGGCTGCTAGACTCTGGAGCCACATCCTTCCCTCCTGTGAGTGCTCTGGAAGGCAGAGCTACAAACCAGATGCAGCCAGGGGGTTTTTTGGCCTCCTGGTGCCATCTGCTGTTGTTTCCCCCAGGCAGCCCATGCTGGGCTTACCAGTGCAGCCTGGTCTTCTGGAGCCAGCCGGGGATACCAGCAGGCAAATGTCCTTTTGTCCCCAGCAGTGGGCCCTGGCCGCTCCCTGTGACGCTGTTTGCTCAGGAACAGCCTCACAGCGTGAGCAGGCACCAGCTCGTCCTGCCCGGGCTGCACCCGGAGCTCCGGCAGCCTGTCCAGGAGtccttgctctgtgctggaggcTGCTGCCCGGCCATGGTGACACAGCTGGAACGAGGTGTCCTGGGAGCTGTTCTGCTCCCGGGTGCTCCGGgatggctgcagccctggggggtGTGGAGAGGTGATGCTACAGCCGGGCAGGGGCTCCTGCTCCCTGTGGGGTGAAATGAGGAGCCCCCCCATCGTGGAGGTGGTTGTGATCCCCTTGCAGCCGTGGGGACATTGCTGGCCCATGGGTTGGGGTTGTCCTCACATGGCAGGGACAGTCAGACACGCTGAACAGCTCTGCCATGCAGGGCGTGGGCTTCACTTCCCACAGAGGTTTCTCGTGTGGACACCTGGTATCCGCCCCGCGTGGGATTGCGGTCCAGCCCAGCCGATCGGCCTCGCAGAGCTGCCGTCTCCCACTGTGCTCCTGTCCCCAGCGCTCTGCCTGTGCCGCAGCTGCCCGGCACCACGGGGCGGTTTCTGCTGAGGTTGGAGCTGTGCAAGGAGCGGGGTCCTGCGGTGGCCCTGGGCTGCTGCGTGCTGGGAGCTCACGTGCTGCACACTTGAAGGACTTTCTTCTGCCGAGAGCTTGGCATTATTCCCACCTGCAGGGCTTTAAGCATCACCCGTAGCTCTGGTCTAGGCTTCATGTGGCCATGAGTTTTCCTTTGGATGTGGTAATTCAGGGACAACTTCTCCCTGGTGTTCCCTCCTGTGCTTTCCCAGACCCATTTGCTGATgagcaaagaaaatatgttgTGCTTGTGGCACCTTCCTGGTAACCTCCAGAACCAAAGGGATTATCACCTACTTATTTCTGACAGCGTTGCCTCTGTGCTTCTCCCAAGACAGTTTATTTGAGCCTGACCAATAACTTTTTGAAAGCCTCAGTCTGCTGTGTCAGCTGCATTACTCTTCCCAGCAATTCAGCAGGCTGTATCGAGTCTCCAAAACCCTCTTTGCAGCGCTTGAGGGATCCACTTTGTGCATACTTTGGGTGGATGTGAGCTCCCAGGTCCTGAGTGTGCCTTGCAGGGGCTCCTTCCTGGTGACAGCTGGCCAGACGCCTTCGGGCAGTGCTGGAGATGTGTCCTGCTCCAGGAGACTTGTTCTTGGTTTGCGGAAGGGGTGGCCAGGTATAAACTGGGTTAAGAGGCCCTTGGCTGGTGGTTCTGCTGGCCGAGACCAGTATTGCAAAGGAAGCAGGTGATGTCCAGGAAGAGCGATTTCTGCAGCTGGAAGGAGCTTCCTGCGTTTTGCGGAACAATAAAGCAGCACCATGGCAGTGCCTCGAATGCCCGCTCAGGGGGAAGGGCTCGGTACAGTCATGCGGCAGGaatgctgctggagagggtgtGTTTGTCTTCAGGAACACAAAACACTTCAAATTCAAGGGTGCTGTTTGCTCCTTGAGCTGTGTGTGCTCATCCTGGGCAGGTCGGAGGAGGTTTTGCTCCCTGCCACTTGTCTCCGGTGTCAGAAGCAGAGAGTGCTTTGGGATTCAgagccctgctgcagctgggaccTGCCCACAGGACCCATCTCTCAACACGTCCTCAGCTGAAGCCCTCTCCTGCTCCTCGCTGCTCCAAGGGGACCTTCCACCCGCTGTGGGCTTTGCTGTCACATCCCAACCCTGTGTgatgtctcttccttcctttcctccagcCTCTGTCCTCAGGGTCGCAAAGTCCCACAGCAGAGCCTGTCAGATgtgctgccactgctgcccatgagctctggctgctcctgccccagttcaCCCCGGGTTTGCTGAGATTTGAGCCAGCAGGGCTGTTCCTGGCTCGGGGGAGCAGGAAGGAAAGTCTTGTCCCTGCTTGTTTATGCTTCCAGCAGCTCCTAATCCCTGTCACAGGGTTTCCATGAGGGACAGCATGTTCTGGGCCCATGCCACGTGCCTTTCCGCTCTGTTGTGCGAGTTGGCTGGCTTTGTTGCGTGCCCCACCGTTGGGCACAGCCGGTTTTGGGACGGTGGCTCTGAGGTGGAGATCTCCCGGAGGAGGTGGCTCTGCCGTcacccagggctgctctccaggcaCCAGCAGTGCTCCTGGCTGAGGCCCGACTCGGCGCGCTGGGTACCGGTGTTGTGTCAACAGGAAGGCTTAGCTGCTCAAGGAGGATCTCGTGACTTGGCTGGCATCCTCCAGGCTGTCAGAGCCCTGTTATCTCTGCAGCAAAGGCTTGGAATTACATCTGAGGTCAGCTGAGTTGAAGCTGAAACTTTCTTTGTACGTTGTTGGCCGATGCCAAGGCACAGAGGACCTGCAGCAGGGCATCCTGCTCTTGGCACGCCCTGGGTCTGGAGGAGCTCCTTGTTCGTGGCCTGCGAGGTAGGGAGGCGTTGGGTTGAGGCTGGTGCCACCACCGCGAGGACTGTGGGCTGGCGTGCTGGAGATGGAGcacccagccccagcagggctggccttgtcctgggctgtgccgttTGAGAACAGCTCCAGACTTGGGACAGAGCATCCCCCTGCGCTGCCCCAGCGCCTCCTGCTGACACTTGCTGGGTGTTGAAAGCCCCTTGCTTTCCACGGGTAGGTTTGGGGCATCTGACCTGCCAGCGGAGCTTGTGCTGAGCAGCGTTTGATCCATTGGTGATGGGATGGCGAGGGAACAGCAGGGTCTAGGGGAGCCTCCAAGCTGCCCCAGCCACCAGCAGGGGGTTGTGGGGGGTTGCTGATCTGGCCCTTaccttccctgtttctcttcTTAGCTCCTGCACCTCTGCAGCCGAGAAGGAGACGGGAGGTGAGTGACCCAGCCTCTCCTGCTGACAGGAGACAGCCTCAAGGTCCAGCTCAGCTGGGCCTGGCGTGGGGGAAGGACTCAGCCCCCATAACCTCAAAACACGAGCTGAATGAAGAACATCTTGGTTCTTGGCCAACCCTGCTCCTCAGCAAAGGCTCAGCCTCCACTCGTGCACGGAGCAGGCAGGGCACGTTGCAGCCCTCGGCCGCTCTTTTGAGGCCCAAGCTGGAGCCCCTCTCCCCCGCGCCCGCAGCAGAAGCTCCTGGGGAGGCTTGTAGGAGCTCGTCAGGGCTGCATGGCCCATCTCCATCCTCTTCCACCCCAGGAGCCGAACAACGGGAGAAGCAATACCGAGCGCATCGGGGGTTTGGGGATCGCCGCGGTGGAGTCATCAGCGCCCGCACATATTTCTATGCCAATGAGGCCAAGTGCGACCAGCACATGGAGACGTTCCTCAGCTGCATTGATGCCTCAGGTAAGTGCTCTGTGTGTCCTGAGCAGCTCCACTGTGCCTGGGGACCGCGGGGACCCTGCAGCCCCCGCTGTGCCTCGGGTACCTCCTGCCTGCCCGCCAGCCCTGTGTCTGTGGCTCCGTGCAGGTGCCAGCTCACAGGACGGCTTCTCGGCCATCAAGCTGACAGCGCTGGGCAGACCTCAGTTCCTGGTGAGTGCCAGGGCTGTGAACAGGGGGAGGTGGGGGACAGGCTGTGGAGGGAGGTGTTTTGGGGTGCCGGGCTTGCAGCAGAGAGGGCTGGGCACCCACAGGCTGTTCCCTGCATACCTAAGACCACCCTGGAGATCCTACCTCAACTTTTGGGGACACATGAAGAACTCAGAAGTTTAAAAGTCCCAGGATGGGGGCATGGGggtctgtgctgctgggctTGGCTCCTGCTGTAGGGCCAGGATCTGCCTCAGGCTGGGTGTGATCATGCAAAGTCCTGGCGCGACAGGAGGCTCCAGCGCGGGTGCATCACCTTGAGCTCTGTCCCCACAGCTGCAGTTCTCAGAGGTGCTGGTGAAGTGGCGGAGGTTCTTCCACCAAATGGCTGCGGAGCAGGGCCAGGCCGGGCGGGCAGTGCTGGAGATGAAGCTGGAGGCGGAGAAGCTGCAGGTGATGTCCAAGGgaggaggctgtgctgccagggTTGCCTGCTGGAGGTGGCTGCTGGCTGCAGAGGTCCCAGAGCTGCCCTGACCTGGGACACCTCTGAGCCTGGAGCAGTGAGACCCCTGTAGCCCCTTGGTACTGATGCTCCTTTTGGTGGCAGGAGGCCCTGGCCAACCTCAGCATCGCAACCAAGGCGGAGAGCCAGCGCTGGTTCACGGGCGAGGAGCTGGGCGTGAGTGGGTGAGCTGCCTGTGACCTGGGGGTGCTGCggggtggggacacagggctccTTGTCCCTGTGCCTGGGCTCAGCACAGCAACCAAGGATAGAGCAGGTTTGGGTAGTGGTGACAAGACAGGTCAGGGTGGCACGTTCTATGCACCCTGCTTTTGCTGGTAGGGGCCGCGAGCTCGTAGAGACCCCCCCTACCCCTGCAAGACCCCAGTACAGACCAGTCTCTCTGCCCCCAGCACTGTGGACCTGCTGGACTGGAACAGCCTGATTGACAGCCGCACCAAGCTTTCCAAGCTGCTGCTCATCCCCAACATACAGGTGGGCACCCATCTGTGCTGCCCCCAGAGCGGCCCCGCAGGGAGGACACTGGGAGCTGGGGTGGCTGGTGCTCGCTGGTGGCCGCGGTGCCGTTGGCACCCGtgctgccagagcctggccATGCTGTGACCCACCAGCAGCCCCCGAGCTGGCAGGGGGGCAGCCCGTGCGCTGTGCTGGGGGGCTGGCGtgggggcagcgctggggacgggctgttcctgcccctgCGGGCAGCGCTGGCCACAGGCAGGTCCCACAAGCTGCTCTCATTTCAGACTGGGCAGCTTGAGCCTCTGCTCTCGCGCTTCACCGAGGAGGAGGATCTGCAGATGAAGCGGATGCTGCAGCGGATGGATGTCCTTGCCAAGGTCGGGGAtactggggctgggggagctgggcatGGGTGCTGCCGGAGACGGGGAGACACGTAGCAGACAGCCCCATGAACCCAACATGCATGTCATTGAACCCCCAGAGAGCCACGGAGAAGGGCGTGAGGCTGATGGTGGATGCGGAGCAGAGCTATTTCCAGCCAGCCATCAGCCGCCTCACCCTGGAGATGCAGCGCCGCTTCAACAGGGATCGCGCCATCATCTTCAACACCCACCAGTGCTACCTGAAGGTGAGGTCTGGCTGGGCAGGAAGGgcctgctggagcagctgatGGAGAGCTGAGCTCCTGCAGCCATGGCGATGTGATGGCACAACGCCAGGCTGGCTGCCTCCAGTCATGGGGCACttagagaatcacagaatgtcctgagttggaagggacccacaatgatcatcaagtccaacccctgtctctgcacaggacacccctcaggtcacactgtgtgtctgagaaTGTTGTCCAGCcttttcttgaacactgtcaggcttggggccgtgacacctccctggggagcctgttcagtgtccagcaccctctgggtgaagaaccttttcctcatgtccaactgaccctcccctggcacatcttctgccgtTCCCTGGGTCCTGTCACTGTCGCcaaagagctcagccctgcccctcctgctccctgggtgaaactgcagcccatgagctctgccctcagtctcctgtgctccagctgaacaaacccagggacttCAGCCGCTCCTCGTACGGCTTctgctccaaacccttcaccagctttgtagcctcttctggacactctccagtagttTAATATGCTTTTTATCCTTGCACCTGGTGTGGTGACCTTGTGCCATCTCTTCCTTCTGGTCCCAGGAGGCTTATGACAACGTGGCGGTGGACCTGGAGCTGTCACGCCGGGAGGGCTGGCACTTCGGCACCAAGCTGGTCCGCGGCGCCTACATGGAACAGGAGCGGGAGAGGGCAGCCGAGATTGGCTATGAGGATCCCATCAACCCCACCTATGAGAAGACCAGTGAGATGTACCAcaggtacacacacacacacaccacagccCCAGCCACGCTCCTCCCTCCCATCCCACCGGGCATGGGCTTGTGCAGCCTCACCACACAGCCCTGTACTGTCTGACAGGTGCCTGGACTATATCCTGGAAGAGATCAAGCACAGCCCGAAAGTCAACGTGATGGTGGCATCTCACAATGAGGACACGGTGAAGTTCACCCTGCGCAGGTGGGTGAGGCTGTATGGTGTGGCAGGGACCACGGGCTCGAGGGATGTGGGGACCCAGCAGAGCTGCGGTGAGATGTGCTGGGGCTTGTCAGGGCTCCTGTGTGCTCACCCAGTGGGATCCCAGCTCCCATCGGGTGCTCAGGGCTTCAGCTGGGGTGCAGCACGGTACCCACAGGGCCTGCAGAGCTGGCCCCGTTCCCCAGCCCAGaagctgttttcaaaacaaatgcctCAAGTCCTCACATCCCATCATTTGTCTGGGACGTGGTCAGTGCCATGCTCTCGTACTTGGAGATGGTCGCCGCTTCTCTGGTGGGATGGGCTGCCCCGTCTGCTCCACTGTCTCTGTTCTTCCCCAACACTGAAGCTTGGCTTGCAGGATGATGGAGCTTGGGATCCATCCCTCTGAGAAGAAGGTGTACTTCGGGCAGCTGCTGGGCATGTGTGACCAGATCACCTTCCCGCTGGGTGAGTGGGGGGCTTGGCAGAtgtgctcctgccccagcctgACCCCTGGGGTCTccctgagcagctgctgggggtgTGAAggaaggatggagccaggctggggGCTGTCAGGGCAGTGCTGGCTGAGGACGGTGCTTTGTTgcctcttccccagctgtgtgGAGTGCTGTGACCCCGACATGGGGGGACGTAGATAAGGGCGTAGATGGAGAATCACATTAGTCTCCTAAAAGCTCCATGAGACTGTGATGGTTGGGCTGGGAGGTTCCTGCTTTGGGCTATGAGCTGAGATCAGGGTGGTCCTAACTGGGGCAGAGACTGATCCTGGCAGCCCGCAAACCCCTCATGTAGCTGCTTGGTCTGGGAGCATTGGGAGGTGCACACGAGtcctgggctctgctgctgtggtggCAACAGCCGCTTGTCCTCTACTGCGCCACGAGCCCAGGCAGCGGAGCAGAGCgcccagggacagagggacgTGCCAGGGCCAAGGCGGCCCGGCTGGGGTCAGCTCCCGTCCTCTGCCCGCACCGGTGTCCGcaggggccgggccgggcagtGCTCCAGCCTGGACGCTGCTCTGTCCTGGAGTTCCCCTCGCAGGCGGGTTTGGCTGCCTGTCCGCAGCCTCCTCTGCTCATGCTGGAAAAATGTGTTAACTTGATGTTTCTGGTTGAACGCTTCTTGAATTggcccagccctggctgccgACATTCCCAGGGCTCCCGGTGACCCCGGCGTGCTCGCCCCGGTGCGTTCCCGAGCTGCCGGTGCTGGGCCGGGGACACGCTGCTCCCCGGGCAGTctgggctgtgcccggctgGTGCCGCTCCCGGGGACACCGGGTGCCCAACCACTGCCCCAGCGCTTCTGCCACGGTGCCCCCTCCATCGGCACGGCTGAGGGGCTCGGAGAACTGGGAGCCAGGggatgcttttttcctttttttgctttttttctcctctttcttccatttttctcggttttcttttttttctttttttccctttcctcccccctctttctttctttctcggTACTTCCCTGACCAGCCTCTCCCTGCAGGTCAGGCTGGC of the Columba livia isolate bColLiv1 breed racing homer chromosome 17, bColLiv1.pat.W.v2, whole genome shotgun sequence genome contains:
- the PRODH gene encoding proline dehydrogenase 1, mitochondrial isoform X2 is translated as MALPSAARALRAAARLGFPSSRPSSAPAAAPRGATPPPAAGRGARPVPPPTAPPRGAERGPPPAVDFGDTREAFRSKSSAELLRGLLVLRLCAVGPLVEHSREFVAGEDQEAIKPLIRRNQAFGVGAVLDYSVEDDLSTEEAERQELDSCTSAAEKETGGAEQREKQYRAHRGFGDRRGGVISARTYFYANEAKCDQHMETFLSCIDASGASSQDGFSAIKLTALGRPQFLLQFSEVLVKWRRFFHQMAAEQGQAGRAVLEMKLEAEKLQEALANLSIATKAESQRWFTGEELGVSGTVDLLDWNSLIDSRTKLSKLLLIPNIQTGQLEPLLSRFTEEEDLQMKRMLQRMDVLAKRATEKGVRLMVDAEQSYFQPAISRLTLEMQRRFNRDRAIIFNTHQCYLKEAYDNVAVDLELSRREGWHFGTKLVRGAYMEQERERAAEIGYEDPINPTYEKTSEMYHRCLDYILEEIKHSPKVNVMVASHNEDTVKFTLRRMMELGIHPSEKKVYFGQLLGMCDQITFPLGQAGFPVYKYVPYGPVDEVLPYLSRRALENRGFIQRAKRERELLWREVKRRLLAGSLFRRSP
- the PRODH gene encoding proline dehydrogenase 1, mitochondrial isoform X1, producing the protein MALPSAARALRAAARLGFPSSRPSSAPAAAPRGATPPPAAGRGARPVPPPTAPPRGAERGPPPAVDFGDTREAFRSKSSAELLRGLLVLRLCAVGPLVEHSRELLQLGRRVLGPALFERLMKMTFYGQFVAGEDQEAIKPLIRRNQAFGVGAVLDYSVEDDLSTEEAERQELDSCTSAAEKETGGAEQREKQYRAHRGFGDRRGGVISARTYFYANEAKCDQHMETFLSCIDASGASSQDGFSAIKLTALGRPQFLLQFSEVLVKWRRFFHQMAAEQGQAGRAVLEMKLEAEKLQEALANLSIATKAESQRWFTGEELGVSGTVDLLDWNSLIDSRTKLSKLLLIPNIQTGQLEPLLSRFTEEEDLQMKRMLQRMDVLAKRATEKGVRLMVDAEQSYFQPAISRLTLEMQRRFNRDRAIIFNTHQCYLKEAYDNVAVDLELSRREGWHFGTKLVRGAYMEQERERAAEIGYEDPINPTYEKTSEMYHRCLDYILEEIKHSPKVNVMVASHNEDTVKFTLRRMMELGIHPSEKKVYFGQLLGMCDQITFPLGQAGFPVYKYVPYGPVDEVLPYLSRRALENRGFIQRAKRERELLWREVKRRLLAGSLFRRSP